The Clostridium sporogenes genome contains a region encoding:
- a CDS encoding chitinase N-terminal domain-containing protein: MNKKFKTINKANALALSAAILLGVSTPACALEKNKEERNITKVNLKSNNSSYVLSNSKTNPKVLDSPISVPSDFQLSKDNWDGSPNYTISMDMWYGANGDVWKLYENGKLVHEVKLVNNSPNAQHGEVKFTNKSNGTYKYTAELINAAGVKKSKNTIVHEVTKNYTPIDVPLPESVSGQPAVGYTVLDENANDFEWAVFISNPNKNYIWQGSSFSLWGMSFDTDNEITSVSNADSFKQNGKNVIINVKQDERLLPYDTTRIFVVKGKKRSSKAPTNFKSNLIRGDISYPTFASLPSSFTKNKPDLNEKDLIANKDDYYNPKVKVNTGNKLMYNNPASDTQLIIPMPKKMPVPINGVNGLRIWMPSKYLAMGIGTGTEYFGLNPNFMVGLSIKENFTCGLAPLESGYTENIVTVDGEKWSWPIQKKHPDGPFQQEKGNFNEIKKQYPDYFADSAKHENYVTLKTGEPDDPSYVHAAMSSYMSLTMTREFLYAIPNNNFSGALKEAKDPWAEFVLVDNAYNRGVYGLLQRKLFTEHRDKLINSPDINKEFNLSGFANHIENIQNVIKAMDSETENFYDANITWDDMENYFKELRLYYGRNVPTDVDWNAMKADVKKAYNVLSKHWGGGHVSLRYDFLTLLRVCEKHLPKNKQPAPSGASWIEQVNSANNIH, from the coding sequence TTGAATAAAAAATTTAAAACTATTAATAAGGCGAACGCTTTAGCTCTTTCAGCAGCTATATTGTTAGGTGTATCTACACCTGCTTGTGCTCTGGAAAAAAATAAAGAAGAAAGAAATATTACTAAAGTCAACTTAAAATCTAATAATAGTTCTTATGTATTGAGCAATTCAAAAACAAATCCAAAAGTTCTAGATAGTCCAATTAGTGTTCCATCTGATTTCCAACTTTCTAAAGACAACTGGGATGGTTCTCCCAATTACACAATTTCAATGGATATGTGGTATGGCGCTAATGGTGATGTATGGAAACTTTATGAAAATGGTAAATTAGTTCATGAGGTTAAACTTGTAAACAATTCACCTAATGCTCAACATGGTGAAGTAAAATTCACTAACAAAAGTAATGGAACCTATAAATACACTGCTGAACTTATAAATGCAGCTGGTGTTAAAAAATCTAAAAATACTATAGTTCATGAGGTAACTAAAAATTATACTCCTATAGATGTTCCTTTGCCTGAATCCGTTAGTGGTCAACCTGCTGTAGGATATACTGTTTTAGATGAAAATGCTAACGACTTTGAATGGGCAGTATTTATTTCAAATCCTAATAAAAATTATATATGGCAAGGAAGTAGTTTTTCTTTATGGGGTATGTCTTTTGATACTGATAATGAAATAACTTCTGTTTCTAATGCAGATTCTTTTAAACAAAATGGTAAAAATGTAATAATCAATGTAAAACAAGACGAAAGACTTTTACCTTATGATACTACTAGAATATTTGTAGTTAAAGGTAAAAAACGTTCTTCAAAAGCACCTACAAATTTTAAATCAAACTTAATTAGAGGAGATATTAGTTATCCTACTTTTGCTTCTCTTCCTTCAAGTTTTACTAAAAATAAGCCAGATTTAAATGAAAAAGACTTAATAGCTAATAAAGATGATTACTATAATCCTAAAGTTAAAGTAAATACTGGTAATAAGCTTATGTATAATAATCCCGCATCAGATACTCAACTTATAATACCTATGCCAAAAAAAATGCCCGTTCCTATAAATGGTGTAAACGGATTAAGGATTTGGATGCCTTCTAAATACTTAGCTATGGGAATTGGAACAGGTACTGAATACTTTGGACTGAATCCAAATTTTATGGTTGGTTTATCAATAAAAGAGAACTTTACTTGCGGTCTAGCACCTTTAGAATCTGGGTACACAGAAAATATTGTTACTGTGGATGGTGAAAAATGGTCATGGCCAATTCAAAAAAAGCATCCTGATGGTCCTTTCCAACAAGAAAAAGGCAATTTTAACGAAATAAAAAAACAATATCCTGATTATTTTGCAGATTCAGCAAAACATGAAAATTATGTAACTTTAAAGACTGGAGAACCAGATGATCCATCTTATGTTCATGCTGCTATGTCTTCTTACATGAGTCTTACTATGACAAGAGAATTTTTATATGCTATTCCAAATAACAACTTTAGCGGGGCATTAAAAGAAGCTAAAGACCCTTGGGCAGAATTTGTGCTAGTGGACAATGCTTATAATAGGGGTGTTTATGGCTTACTTCAAAGAAAATTATTTACAGAACATAGAGATAAACTTATTAATTCTCCTGATATAAATAAGGAATTTAATCTTTCCGGGTTTGCTAATCATATTGAAAATATCCAAAATGTTATTAAAGCTATGGATTCAGAAACTGAAAACTTCTATGACGCTAATATAACTTGGGATGACATGGAAAACTACTTTAAAGAATTAAGACTATATTATGGTAGAAATGTCCCAACTGATGTTGATTGGAATGCTATGAAAGCTGATGTAAAAAAAGCCTATAATGTACTTTCTAAGCATTGGGGTGGAGGTCACGTATCTTTAAGATATGACTTCTTAACACTTTTGAGAGTTTGCGAAAAGCATCTTCCTAAAAATAAACAACCTGCTCCATCTGGTGCTTCTTGGATAGAACAAGTAAATTCAGCTAATAATATTCACTAA
- the nagB gene encoding glucosamine-6-phosphate deaminase, producing the protein MRIIVVDNYEEMSKKAAAMVASQVVLKPDSVLGLATGDTPTGMYKEIINIYKNQKMDFSKVKTFNLDEYYGLSRENPQSYYYYMMNNLFNHVNIDDNNINIPNGMADNIEVECKEYERKINKADGIDLQVLGIGVNGHIGFNEPDASFESETHLVNLDEKTIESNSRFFSSKDQVPTKAISMGIKTILHSKKIILLACGSAKSDAVFKAINGKITPNIPASILQLHRDVVVIIDKEAASKLNLK; encoded by the coding sequence ATGAGAATTATAGTAGTAGATAATTATGAAGAAATGAGTAAAAAAGCAGCAGCTATGGTGGCTAGCCAAGTTGTTTTAAAACCAGATAGTGTCCTTGGATTGGCAACGGGAGATACCCCTACAGGAATGTATAAAGAAATCATAAATATTTACAAAAATCAAAAGATGGATTTCTCTAAAGTTAAAACTTTTAATTTAGATGAATACTATGGTTTAAGTAGAGAAAATCCTCAAAGTTATTATTATTATATGATGAATAATTTATTTAATCATGTGAATATTGATGACAATAATATCAATATTCCTAATGGAATGGCTGATAACATAGAAGTGGAGTGTAAGGAATATGAAAGAAAAATAAATAAAGCAGATGGCATTGATTTACAAGTTCTTGGCATTGGTGTTAATGGACATATTGGATTTAATGAACCAGATGCAAGTTTTGAATCAGAAACTCATCTAGTTAATTTAGATGAAAAAACTATAGAGTCTAATTCAAGATTTTTTAGCTCAAAAGATCAGGTACCAACAAAAGCTATTAGCATGGGAATTAAAACTATATTACATTCAAAAAAGATAATTTTGTTAGCTTGTGGTAGTGCAAAGTCTGATGCCGTTTTTAAAGCTATAAATGGTAAAATTACTCCTAATATACCTGCATCTATTCTTCAATTACACAGAGATGTTGTTGTTATTATAGATAAGGAAGCTGCTAGCAAGTTAAATTTGAAGTAA
- a CDS encoding carbohydrate-binding protein, whose product MKKIITFIMATALALGMFIAPKQVRAAENHEMVAYRIYMPVNYSKVDTSQIKKATLHYGVNGWKVVKDVQLNRSVVDYYMGRTFESFYTTIYVEKGSKVDYCFKQEFYNEGTTWDNNNNKDYHIAVTESNVK is encoded by the coding sequence ATGAAAAAAATAATAACTTTTATTATGGCAACAGCATTAGCATTGGGTATGTTCATAGCACCAAAGCAAGTTCGTGCAGCAGAAAACCATGAAATGGTAGCATATAGAATTTATATGCCTGTTAATTATAGTAAAGTAGATACATCCCAAATAAAGAAAGCAACATTACATTATGGTGTAAATGGATGGAAAGTTGTTAAAGATGTTCAATTAAACAGAAGCGTAGTAGATTATTATATGGGAAGAACTTTTGAAAGCTTTTATACAACTATTTATGTAGAAAAAGGTTCAAAAGTAGATTATTGCTTTAAACAAGAGTTTTATAATGAGGGAACAACATGGGATAATAATAATAACAAAGACTATCATATAGCTGTAACAGAAAGTAACGTTAAATAA
- a CDS encoding Fur family transcriptional regulator has translation MLKELDFYKNIFTSNNIRLTTRRIIIIKIFLNHKNDHLTVNEIYCLAKETYPSIGLATIYRTIEILLKLDLLDNLSLEDGVNRYKLFVNKNANFKAYNKHHPHLICLDCKKIIDCHYNFINTIKAEINKSCLFKVTDFEMKFYGYCEKCYIKKIK, from the coding sequence ATGTTAAAAGAATTAGATTTTTATAAAAATATTTTTACCTCTAATAATATCAGGCTTACAACTAGACGAATTATAATCATAAAAATTTTCTTAAATCATAAAAATGATCATTTAACAGTAAATGAAATTTATTGTTTAGCTAAAGAAACTTACCCATCAATTGGTCTAGCTACTATTTATAGAACTATTGAAATATTACTGAAACTAGATTTATTAGACAATCTCTCACTCGAAGATGGGGTTAACCGCTATAAATTATTTGTAAATAAGAATGCAAACTTTAAAGCTTATAATAAACATCATCCTCATCTTATTTGCCTTGATTGTAAAAAAATTATAGATTGCCATTATAATTTTATAAATACTATTAAAGCTGAGATAAATAAAAGTTGTTTATTTAAAGTTACTGACTTTGAAATGAAGTTTTATGGCTATTGCGAGAAATGTTATATTAAAAAGATTAAGTAA
- a CDS encoding MarR family winged helix-turn-helix transcriptional regulator, producing MLRQELEENYMPFQCMIISSINRFNLEGVSTAQYYILDILDKQGSKTTKELAEIRGITQPGISKLNKRLLEKGYIKQQRQESDRRVYNIFITPEGEKFLARSEKFGEEIMSLIEKTLSQDELRIFSTLCKKITDSYKEE from the coding sequence ATGCTTAGACAAGAATTAGAAGAAAATTATATGCCTTTCCAATGTATGATTATTAGCAGCATTAATCGATTTAATCTAGAAGGGGTGTCAACTGCTCAATACTATATATTAGATATATTAGACAAGCAAGGTTCAAAGACAACTAAAGAATTAGCTGAAATAAGAGGAATAACTCAACCGGGTATATCGAAATTAAATAAAAGACTTTTAGAGAAAGGATACATAAAGCAACAACGACAAGAAAGTGATCGTCGGGTTTATAATATTTTTATTACGCCTGAAGGGGAAAAGTTTCTCGCAAGATCAGAAAAATTTGGTGAAGAAATAATGAGTTTAATAGAAAAAACACTTAGCCAAGATGAATTAAGAATTTTCTCTACATTATGTAAAAAAATTACGGATTCCTATAAAGAAGAGTAA
- a CDS encoding NUDIX domain-containing protein — MGQVKEICPGVAIVIFNDKKQVLLQKRSDVCLWGIPSGHVEPGETVTNAAIREVSEETGLHVEVIRFIGVYSDPKSQIFEYPDGRVTHFVTCCFQARIVGGEISCESPETLDLKFFSIDELPTNIVKMHPDWLKDALSTGGPYIR, encoded by the coding sequence ATGGGACAAGTTAAAGAAATTTGTCCAGGAGTAGCTATTGTAATTTTTAACGATAAGAAACAGGTTTTATTACAGAAAAGGTCAGATGTGTGTCTTTGGGGTATACCTTCCGGTCATGTAGAGCCAGGAGAAACAGTAACTAATGCTGCAATAAGAGAAGTGTCTGAAGAAACTGGATTGCATGTAGAAGTAATACGTTTTATTGGAGTATATTCAGACCCCAAGTCTCAAATTTTTGAGTATCCTGATGGAAGGGTAACTCATTTTGTGACTTGTTGTTTCCAAGCTAGGATAGTAGGAGGGGAGATTTCCTGTGAGTCCCCAGAAACTTTAGACTTAAAGTTTTTTTCTATAGATGAATTACCTACAAATATAGTAAAGATGCATCCTGATTGGTTAAAGGATGCATTGTCTACAGGGGGCCCTTATATTCGATAG
- a CDS encoding ATP-binding cassette domain-containing protein, with protein MDKEESINVVGVREKNLKNIDIEIPKKKITVFTGVSGSGKSSLVFDTIAAESQRQLNETYSSFIRHRLPHYGQPDVDSIKNLSVAIIINQKRIGGNSRSTVGTITDIAPLLRLLFSRIGKPFVGYSDAFSFNNPTGMCMHCDGLGKVDSINIDKLLDKNKSLNEGAILFPTFKPGGWRLKRYIHSGLFENDKKIKDYNEKELDLLLNKTDIKIETDDPEWPKTSLYEGLIPRIERSFLKKEDVERDKYKKEINRIVTKKICPVCKGARLNEKILSCKINGKNIADCTKMQINDLIIFMREIKEQSVQTVLRALISRLEHLEYIGLGYLSLDRETSSLSGGESQRIKMVKQLGSSLTGLTYIFDEPSIGLHPHDIGRINKLLKMLRDKGNTVLIVEHDPDIINIADYIIDMGPKAGVKGGNVSYKGNLEGLLQSNTLTGKALQYKPQIKLHTRKAKEWLSIKNANLHNLKNINVDIPKGVMTVVTGVAGSGKSTLINGLLPKIYPETIFINQGAIHASKRSNIATYTGIFDSIRNLFAKKNNVKSSLFSFNSEGACPECKGLGVTYTDLAFMDTVISTCEACGGNRFTDKVLNLKFRDKNISEVLQMTVAEAIDFFKEDEIYLVLKKLADVGIDYITLGQPLNTLSGGELQRLKLAAQLDSKGNIYVLDEPTTGLHISDIKKLVAIMNRLVNQGSTLIVIEHNLDVMTQADWIIDLGPEAGENGGRIMFEGEPKDIINNENSITGKYLKRYIL; from the coding sequence ATGGATAAAGAAGAAAGTATTAATGTAGTAGGAGTTAGAGAAAAAAATCTAAAAAATATTGATATTGAAATACCCAAGAAGAAAATCACTGTATTTACCGGGGTTTCTGGTTCAGGTAAATCATCTTTAGTTTTTGATACTATTGCTGCAGAATCACAAAGGCAGCTAAATGAAACTTATTCTAGCTTTATTAGGCATCGGCTACCACATTATGGACAACCAGATGTAGATTCAATTAAAAATTTATCTGTTGCTATTATAATAAATCAAAAAAGAATTGGTGGAAATTCAAGGTCAACCGTGGGGACTATTACAGATATAGCCCCATTATTAAGGCTTCTTTTTTCACGTATAGGAAAACCCTTTGTTGGATATTCTGATGCTTTCTCTTTTAATAATCCTACCGGAATGTGTATGCATTGTGATGGGTTAGGAAAAGTTGATAGCATTAATATTGATAAATTATTAGACAAAAATAAATCTCTTAACGAAGGTGCTATTTTGTTTCCTACCTTTAAGCCTGGTGGATGGAGATTAAAGAGATATATACATTCAGGATTATTTGAGAATGATAAAAAAATAAAAGATTATAATGAAAAAGAATTAGATTTACTTTTAAATAAAACTGATATAAAAATTGAAACAGATGATCCAGAGTGGCCCAAGACATCTTTATACGAAGGTCTTATACCAAGAATTGAGAGAAGTTTTTTAAAGAAAGAAGATGTAGAAAGAGATAAATATAAAAAAGAAATTAATAGAATTGTTACTAAAAAAATATGTCCTGTGTGTAAAGGTGCAAGATTAAATGAAAAAATATTATCTTGCAAAATTAATGGGAAAAATATTGCGGATTGTACAAAGATGCAAATAAATGATTTAATAATATTTATGAGAGAAATCAAAGAACAATCTGTTCAAACTGTATTAAGAGCCTTAATTAGTCGACTAGAGCATTTAGAGTACATAGGATTGGGATATTTAAGTTTAGACCGTGAAACTTCATCACTTTCTGGTGGTGAATCACAGAGAATTAAAATGGTTAAGCAATTAGGAAGTAGTTTAACAGGACTTACTTATATTTTTGATGAACCTAGTATTGGATTACATCCACATGATATTGGTAGAATAAATAAATTGTTAAAGATGTTAAGGGATAAAGGTAATACTGTTCTTATTGTTGAACACGATCCTGATATAATAAATATTGCAGACTATATTATTGATATGGGACCAAAAGCTGGTGTAAAAGGTGGTAACGTTAGTTATAAAGGGAATTTGGAGGGATTATTACAATCAAACACTCTAACAGGCAAGGCTTTACAATATAAACCACAGATAAAACTTCATACTAGGAAAGCAAAGGAATGGCTATCAATTAAAAATGCAAATTTACATAATTTAAAGAATATTAATGTAGATATTCCTAAAGGCGTTATGACTGTAGTAACAGGGGTAGCTGGATCAGGAAAAAGTACTCTTATTAATGGATTGCTACCAAAGATTTATCCAGAAACAATATTTATAAATCAAGGAGCAATACATGCTTCAAAGCGATCTAATATTGCTACTTATACAGGTATATTTGATTCTATAAGAAATTTATTTGCTAAAAAAAATAATGTTAAATCCTCTCTTTTTAGTTTTAACTCAGAAGGAGCATGTCCAGAGTGCAAAGGTTTAGGTGTTACTTATACTGATTTAGCTTTTATGGATACTGTTATAAGTACATGTGAAGCTTGTGGAGGAAATAGATTCACAGATAAAGTATTAAATTTAAAATTTAGGGATAAAAATATAAGTGAAGTTTTACAAATGACTGTTGCCGAGGCAATTGACTTTTTTAAAGAAGATGAAATATATTTAGTGTTGAAAAAGTTAGCTGATGTAGGAATTGATTACATAACTTTAGGACAACCATTAAATACTTTATCAGGAGGAGAATTACAGAGATTAAAATTAGCTGCTCAATTAGATAGTAAAGGTAATATTTATGTATTGGATGAGCCTACAACAGGGCTTCACATATCTGATATAAAAAAGTTAGTAGCTATTATGAATAGGTTAGTTAATCAGGGGAGTACCTTAATTGTAATAGAGCATAATTTAGATGTAATGACTCAAGCTGATTGGATAATTGATCTTGGCCCAGAGGCTGGAGAAAATGGTGGAAGAATTATGTTTGAAGGGGAACCAAAAGATATAATTAACAATGAGAATTCAATTACGGGGAAATACTTAAAAAGATACATTCTTTAA
- the nagA gene encoding N-acetylglucosamine-6-phosphate deacetylase — protein MKAIVNGKIIVGNEILQNKVLLFEKKIIDILDRENVCLSKNDYIIDAKGLYISPGFIDVHIHGSGGKDVMDGEIESIKVISNTIAKRGVTSFLPTTMTMAKERIYKALDVIEQAMNMDLGGAKVLGAHLEGPFINPKYKGAQKVDFIKNPSFDFIKGYENVIKIITLAPEKDENFKFLKYIKENTDIVLSIGHSDATYEQAMAAIDNGISRATHTFNAMTPLNHRKPGIIGAIMNTDISCELIADNIHVHKGAINVLTKIKGKDKIILITDSMRAGCMNNGIWELGGQKVIVKNGSARLEDNTLAGSILTLDNAIKNMKNNIDASLCEIISMVTINPAKDINIYDKKGSIEKGKDSDIVIFDKDINISMTIVEGNIVYQK, from the coding sequence ATGAAGGCTATAGTCAATGGAAAGATTATAGTAGGGAATGAAATATTACAGAATAAAGTATTATTATTTGAAAAAAAAATAATCGACATATTAGATAGAGAGAATGTTTGTTTAAGTAAAAATGATTATATTATTGATGCTAAGGGGTTATATATTTCTCCAGGGTTTATAGATGTTCATATACATGGTTCAGGTGGAAAAGATGTTATGGATGGGGAAATAGAGTCTATAAAGGTTATAAGTAATACTATAGCTAAAAGAGGTGTGACCTCATTTTTACCAACTACCATGACTATGGCTAAAGAACGTATATATAAAGCTTTGGATGTTATAGAACAAGCTATGAATATGGATTTAGGTGGTGCTAAGGTTTTAGGAGCACATTTAGAAGGACCTTTTATTAACCCAAAATATAAGGGAGCTCAAAAGGTAGATTTTATAAAAAATCCAAGCTTTGATTTTATTAAAGGTTATGAGAATGTAATAAAAATAATTACGCTGGCACCAGAGAAAGATGAAAATTTTAAGTTCTTAAAATATATTAAAGAAAATACAGATATAGTTTTATCTATAGGTCATTCAGATGCAACTTATGAACAAGCTATGGCAGCTATAGATAATGGAATAAGTCGTGCTACTCATACCTTTAATGCTATGACTCCTTTAAATCATAGGAAACCAGGAATAATAGGAGCTATTATGAATACAGATATATCTTGCGAGCTTATAGCAGATAATATTCATGTTCATAAGGGAGCTATTAATGTTCTTACTAAAATTAAAGGTAAAGACAAGATTATTTTAATTACAGATTCAATGAGAGCAGGATGCATGAACAATGGTATATGGGAACTAGGAGGACAGAAAGTTATTGTAAAAAATGGTTCTGCTAGACTAGAGGATAATACCTTAGCAGGAAGTATTTTGACATTGGATAATGCAATTAAGAATATGAAAAATAATATAGATGCTTCTTTATGTGAAATTATATCTATGGTAACAATTAATCCGGCTAAAGATATAAATATATATGATAAAAAAGGAAGTATTGAAAAAGGAAAAGATTCTGATATTGTTATTTTTGACAAAGACATTAATATTAGCATGACAATTGTTGAGGGTAATATTGTTTATCAAAAATAA
- a CDS encoding glycosyl hydrolase family 18 protein gives MKNHKKKRIRAYIGCILSLFMLFSIIPLKGKTAKAADSNESRKKIVAYFTEWSVYGGHNNYKISDLPWDKVTHINYAFATIKNNKIALFDEWAATGIDFGDGWDSPYKGNLGQIKKYKKKYPNVKVLISIGGWSQSAGFHNVAKTPENRKIFADSVVEFIRDWDLDGADIDWEYPTFKRDGDTVDNPNDQGTPLADESEKETFTLLLKDLRETLNKAGKEDNKYYELTAAVGSGKDKIEKTEPEKYSQYLDFINIMTYDMNGAWENVTGHQSPLYKNPYDNHDDTVKNYYNVDTAMKLFEAYNIPKDKLVVGSPYYSRGWKGVKNDGPIKELPGLFATATGGAKGTWDGGRAAGCNPYHYIKGTLEKDSSFKKYRDPYSKVPYLYSESKGEMYTYEDETSLGEKVKYVKDNNYGGVIFWELAGDAPLKGSSLTDVIYKGFFGDGGIPSDDKLPKSPEVSLKNDDNYGNYDINISIPTDSRGDKIKLYENNQVILEEDINKLPSNNIIKNFKGKKEGSYTYTAELVNKYGSSKGNTIVVKATDSNKLKAPIISVDKQINTGDYKISMEVLKDNNGNQLKLYENGVEILTEKIDGSTSKTFIKEFKDKKVGEYTYKAEIVRKDDKIESNDLKVTVKDKDSSVKEKPGKPALTHDNWWPADGDYTITMSMWWGVNGDKVKIYENGVLIKEANLTANTPQAQTYNLKINGRKNGKYTYYAELINEAGVTRSDDLVVNVTESNK, from the coding sequence ATGAAGAATCATAAAAAAAAGAGGATTAGAGCATATATAGGATGTATTCTATCTTTATTTATGTTATTTAGTATTATTCCTTTAAAAGGAAAGACGGCTAAGGCAGCTGATTCTAATGAATCCAGAAAAAAAATTGTGGCTTATTTTACGGAATGGAGTGTTTACGGAGGTCATAATAATTACAAGATATCTGATTTACCTTGGGATAAAGTTACTCATATAAATTATGCATTTGCAACTATAAAAAATAATAAAATTGCTTTATTTGATGAATGGGCTGCTACAGGTATAGATTTTGGTGATGGATGGGATTCGCCTTATAAAGGAAATCTAGGACAAATAAAAAAATATAAAAAGAAGTACCCAAATGTAAAAGTTCTCATATCTATAGGTGGATGGAGTCAATCAGCTGGATTTCATAATGTAGCAAAGACTCCAGAAAACAGAAAAATATTTGCTGACAGTGTTGTAGAGTTTATTCGTGATTGGGATTTAGATGGTGCTGATATAGATTGGGAATATCCTACTTTTAAAAGAGACGGAGATACTGTAGATAATCCTAATGATCAAGGAACACCTTTGGCAGACGAAAGTGAAAAAGAAACTTTTACACTTCTTTTAAAGGATTTAAGAGAAACATTAAATAAAGCTGGTAAAGAAGATAATAAATATTATGAACTTACCGCTGCAGTTGGATCTGGAAAAGATAAAATAGAGAAGACTGAACCAGAAAAATACTCACAGTATTTAGATTTTATAAACATTATGACATATGATATGAATGGCGCTTGGGAAAATGTAACAGGACATCAATCACCTTTATACAAAAATCCTTATGACAATCATGATGATACAGTAAAGAACTATTATAATGTAGACACAGCTATGAAGTTATTTGAAGCTTATAATATACCAAAGGATAAGCTTGTAGTTGGATCACCATATTATTCTCGTGGATGGAAAGGTGTAAAAAATGATGGGCCTATAAAGGAACTGCCAGGATTATTTGCCACAGCAACTGGAGGAGCAAAGGGAACATGGGATGGAGGACGTGCAGCAGGATGCAATCCTTATCATTATATAAAGGGTACTTTAGAGAAAGATTCATCCTTTAAAAAATATAGAGATCCTTATTCAAAGGTTCCTTATTTATATAGTGAATCTAAAGGAGAAATGTATACCTATGAAGATGAGACCTCTTTAGGTGAAAAAGTTAAATATGTAAAAGATAATAACTATGGTGGGGTAATTTTCTGGGAATTAGCAGGAGATGCACCTCTAAAAGGAAGTAGTTTAACAGATGTTATTTATAAAGGATTCTTTGGAGATGGAGGTATACCTTCAGATGATAAGTTGCCTAAGTCACCAGAAGTATCTTTGAAAAATGATGATAATTATGGAAACTATGATATTAATATATCTATACCAACAGATAGTAGAGGAGATAAGATTAAGTTATATGAAAATAATCAAGTGATTTTAGAAGAAGATATAAATAAATTACCTTCAAACAATATAATAAAAAATTTCAAAGGAAAAAAAGAAGGTTCATACACTTATACAGCAGAACTTGTGAATAAATATGGTTCCTCTAAGGGTAACACTATAGTAGTTAAAGCAACAGATTCTAATAAATTAAAAGCTCCTATAATTTCTGTGGATAAACAAATTAACACAGGAGATTATAAAATATCTATGGAAGTTTTAAAAGATAATAATGGAAATCAGCTAAAACTATATGAAAATGGAGTAGAAATTTTAACAGAAAAGATTGATGGATCAACTAGTAAAACTTTTATTAAAGAATTTAAAGATAAAAAAGTAGGAGAGTACACTTATAAAGCTGAAATAGTAAGAAAAGATGATAAGATAGAAAGTAATGATTTAAAAGTAACTGTAAAAGACAAGGACTCATCAGTTAAAGAAAAACCAGGTAAGCCTGCATTGACTCATGATAACTGGTGGCCAGCTGATGGAGATTATACTATTACTATGAGCATGTGGTGGGGAGTTAATGGTGATAAGGTAAAAATATATGAAAATGGTGTTTTAATTAAGGAAGCAAATTTAACAGCTAATACTCCTCAAGCTCAAACTTATAATCTAAAAATAAATGGAAGAAAAAATGGTAAGTACACCTATTATGCAGAACTTATAAACGAAGCTGGTGTAACTAGAAGTGATGATTTAGTTGTAAATGTAACAGAAAGTAATAAATAA
- the thpR gene encoding RNA 2',3'-cyclic phosphodiesterase, which produces MRVFYAVTFQEETKEKLIEYKNLVSNNSVKGRFTNKNNLHLTLEFIGEVDEKELSSLTNILYKLKNPPKELITSHIGSFKRRDKDIIWLGIEENKELITLQRNLRNLLINNGFKIENRKYSPHITIGREIVTKGFIEKNIFSPIKIPIASIALMESKRFNGQLVYEPLEEIII; this is translated from the coding sequence ATGAGAGTATTTTATGCGGTTACATTTCAGGAAGAAACAAAAGAAAAATTGATAGAATATAAAAATTTAGTTTCTAATAATTCAGTTAAAGGTAGATTCACAAATAAAAATAATCTCCATTTAACCCTAGAGTTTATAGGTGAAGTTGATGAAAAAGAGCTGTCTTCACTAACTAATATATTATATAAGTTGAAGAATCCGCCTAAGGAACTTATTACTTCACATATTGGTTCATTTAAAAGGAGAGATAAAGATATAATTTGGCTTGGAATTGAAGAAAATAAAGAACTTATAACATTACAAAGGAATTTAAGAAATTTATTAATTAATAATGGGTTTAAAATTGAGAATAGAAAATATAGCCCCCATATTACAATTGGTAGAGAAATAGTAACAAAAGGTTTTATAGAGAAAAATATTTTTTCTCCTATAAAGATTCCAATAGCTTCAATAGCTCTTATGGAAAGTAAGAGATTTAATGGACAATTAGTTTATGAGCCATTAGAAGAAATAATAATATAA